In one Cronobacter dublinensis subsp. dublinensis LMG 23823 genomic region, the following are encoded:
- a CDS encoding DUF3748 domain-containing protein, protein MKQLTFAPRHHQLTNINVWTPDSRWLAFDVRPSGASFTGETIERVNVETGEVEVIYRGREGAHVGVVTVSPTAERYVFIHGPENPDDAWRYDFHHRRGVVVENGVARNLDAMAITPPFTPGALRGGSHVHVFSPDGAWLSFTYNDHVLHERDPALDLRNVGVALPFGPVTPEIHHPREYAGSHWCALVSRTTPAPRPGSDEINRAYEEGWVGHHGYQKADGSWQPRALAFIGDTLTLAGVKAPELFIVDLPQEEAVWKQAFPGSETTMPAPPAGVTQRRLTFTHDRRYPGLATTPRHWVRSNPQGTAIAFLMKDDNGVAQLWLISPQGGEPRQVTHDAYGVGSAFSWHPSGDALGFMQRNRIVLCDAQTGALTALTPPQTDPISADAVVISPDGRRIAWMQETDGLRQLWMTETGR, encoded by the coding sequence ATGAAACAGCTCACGTTCGCCCCGCGTCACCATCAGCTCACCAATATCAACGTCTGGACCCCGGACAGCCGCTGGCTCGCCTTTGACGTGCGTCCGTCCGGCGCGTCGTTTACCGGCGAAACCATTGAGCGCGTCAATGTGGAAACCGGCGAAGTCGAGGTGATTTATCGCGGCCGCGAGGGCGCGCATGTGGGCGTGGTGACGGTGAGCCCGACGGCGGAGCGGTACGTATTCATTCACGGGCCGGAAAACCCGGATGACGCCTGGCGCTACGATTTTCACCATCGTCGCGGCGTGGTGGTGGAAAACGGCGTGGCGCGGAATCTCGATGCGATGGCGATTACGCCGCCGTTCACCCCCGGCGCGCTGCGCGGCGGCAGCCATGTGCATGTCTTCAGTCCGGACGGCGCGTGGCTGAGCTTTACCTATAACGACCACGTGCTGCATGAACGCGATCCGGCGCTCGATTTGCGCAACGTCGGCGTGGCGCTGCCGTTCGGCCCGGTGACGCCTGAAATACATCATCCGCGTGAATATGCTGGCAGCCACTGGTGCGCGCTGGTGAGCCGCACCACGCCTGCGCCGCGCCCCGGCAGCGATGAGATCAACCGCGCCTATGAAGAGGGCTGGGTGGGCCATCACGGTTATCAAAAAGCGGACGGCAGCTGGCAGCCGCGCGCGCTGGCGTTTATTGGCGATACGCTGACGCTGGCGGGTGTCAAAGCGCCGGAGCTGTTTATCGTTGATTTACCGCAAGAAGAGGCAGTATGGAAGCAGGCATTTCCCGGCAGCGAAACCACCATGCCCGCGCCGCCAGCGGGCGTTACGCAGCGCCGACTCACCTTCACCCATGACCGCCGCTATCCGGGGCTTGCCACCACGCCGCGCCATTGGGTGCGCAGCAACCCGCAGGGCACCGCGATTGCGTTTCTGATGAAGGATGATAACGGCGTGGCGCAGCTGTGGCTGATATCGCCGCAGGGCGGCGAGCCGCGTCAGGTGACGCATGACGCGTATGGCGTGGGCTCGGCGTTTAGCTGGCACCCGTCGGGCGACGCGCTCGGGTTTATGCAGCGCAACCGGATTGTGCTGTGCGATGCGCAAACGGGGGCGTTAACGGCGCTGACGCCGCCACAAACCGACCCTATCTCCGCCGATGCCGTGGTGATATCGCCGGACGGCAGGCGCATCGCCTGGATGCAGGAGACAGACGGCTTGCGCCAGCTGTGGATGACGGAAACGGGGCGCTGA
- the ibpB gene encoding small heat shock chaperone IbpB, with the protein MRNYDLSPFFRQWIGFDKLANALMNTAESQTFPPYNIEKSDDNHYRITLALAGFRQEDLEIELEHTVLRVKGTPVKPETEPKWLHQGLVIQPFNLSFTLAEHMEVSGASFTNGLLHIDLVRNIPEALAPQRIAIGQPRAQEDERVIEGERPALSHSDSNTDSQ; encoded by the coding sequence ATGCGTAACTATGATTTATCCCCGTTTTTCCGTCAGTGGATCGGTTTTGACAAACTGGCCAACGCGCTGATGAACACCGCCGAAAGCCAGACCTTCCCGCCCTATAACATCGAAAAAAGCGACGATAACCACTATCGCATCACGCTTGCGTTAGCCGGGTTCCGTCAGGAAGATCTGGAGATCGAACTGGAGCACACGGTACTGCGCGTGAAAGGCACGCCGGTGAAACCGGAAACGGAACCGAAATGGCTCCATCAGGGCCTGGTTATCCAGCCTTTCAACCTGAGCTTCACGCTTGCTGAGCATATGGAAGTGTCCGGCGCCAGCTTCACCAACGGCCTGCTGCACATCGATCTGGTGCGCAACATCCCGGAAGCCCTGGCCCCGCAGCGTATCGCCATCGGCCAGCCGCGTGCTCAGGAGGATGAACGCGTTATCGAGGGCGAACGCCCGGCGCTGAGCCACAGCGACAGCAACACCGATAGCCAGTAA
- a CDS encoding alpha-glucoside-specific PTS transporter subunit IIBC has translation MLSQIQRFGGAMFTPVLLFPFAGIVVGIAIMLRNPLFVGEALTAPDNLFAQIVHIIEEGGWAVFRNMPLIFAVGLPIGLAKQAQGRACLAVLISFLTWNYFINAMGMTWGHFFGVDFNAEPAAGSGLTLIAGIKTLDTSIIGAIVISGIVTALHNRYFEKPLPVFLGIFQGTSFVVIIAFFVMIPCAWLTLLGWPKVQMGIESLQAFLRSAGALGVWLYTFLERILIPTGLHHFVYGPFIFGPAVVEGGIQVYWAQHLQEFSQSTASLKSLFPEGGFALHGNSKVFGSVGIALAIWRTAAPENRVKVAGLLIPATLTAVLVGITEPLEFTFLFISPLLFAVHAVLAATMATVMYIFGVVGNMGGGLLDQFLPQNWIPMFHNHAGTVFTQIGIGVCFTALYFVIFRTLILRFDLKTPGRAESDIKLYSKADYRAARGQGTVAADTQAGQAAGFLQALGGAGNIDSINNCATRLRITLIDMAHTQSDDVFKALGAHGVVRHGNSIQVIVGLHVPLVRDQLESLMKTPSTTPLSPMTEAVS, from the coding sequence ATGCTCAGTCAAATACAACGATTTGGCGGTGCCATGTTTACCCCGGTGTTACTGTTCCCTTTCGCCGGCATCGTGGTAGGCATCGCCATCATGCTGCGCAATCCGCTTTTTGTCGGCGAGGCGTTAACCGCGCCCGATAACCTTTTCGCTCAGATTGTTCACATTATTGAAGAAGGCGGCTGGGCGGTGTTTCGCAATATGCCGCTGATTTTCGCGGTCGGCTTACCGATTGGCCTTGCGAAACAGGCGCAGGGCCGGGCCTGTCTCGCCGTGCTGATTAGCTTTCTCACCTGGAACTATTTCATTAACGCGATGGGAATGACCTGGGGCCATTTCTTCGGCGTCGATTTCAACGCGGAGCCCGCCGCCGGCAGCGGCCTGACCCTGATTGCCGGGATTAAAACCCTCGATACCAGCATCATCGGCGCGATTGTTATCTCCGGGATCGTGACGGCCCTGCATAACCGCTACTTTGAAAAACCGTTGCCGGTCTTTCTCGGGATTTTCCAGGGCACCTCGTTTGTGGTGATCATTGCGTTCTTCGTGATGATCCCCTGCGCCTGGCTCACGCTGCTGGGCTGGCCGAAAGTACAGATGGGCATCGAATCACTACAGGCGTTTTTACGCTCTGCGGGGGCGCTGGGCGTCTGGCTCTACACCTTCCTGGAACGCATTCTGATCCCGACCGGCCTGCACCACTTCGTCTACGGTCCGTTTATCTTCGGCCCGGCGGTCGTGGAAGGCGGCATTCAGGTCTACTGGGCGCAGCATTTACAGGAGTTCAGCCAAAGCACGGCATCGCTGAAATCCCTCTTCCCGGAAGGCGGTTTCGCGCTGCACGGCAACTCGAAAGTGTTTGGCTCCGTCGGTATCGCGCTGGCTATCTGGCGCACCGCCGCGCCGGAAAATCGGGTCAAAGTGGCGGGTTTGCTGATACCGGCAACCTTAACGGCGGTGCTGGTCGGCATCACCGAGCCGCTGGAGTTCACCTTCCTGTTTATTTCGCCGCTGCTGTTCGCGGTGCATGCGGTACTGGCGGCCACGATGGCGACCGTCATGTATATCTTCGGCGTCGTGGGCAACATGGGCGGCGGTCTGCTCGATCAATTCCTGCCGCAGAACTGGATCCCCATGTTCCATAACCACGCCGGCACGGTGTTCACGCAGATTGGCATCGGCGTGTGCTTTACCGCGCTCTACTTCGTGATTTTCAGAACGCTCATCCTGCGCTTTGACCTCAAAACGCCGGGCCGTGCGGAAAGCGACATCAAGCTCTACAGCAAAGCCGATTACCGCGCCGCGCGTGGGCAGGGCACGGTCGCGGCAGACACCCAGGCAGGCCAGGCCGCAGGCTTCCTTCAGGCGCTGGGCGGCGCGGGCAATATCGACAGCATTAACAACTGCGCCACCCGGTTGCGCATCACGCTCATCGACATGGCGCACACCCAGAGCGACGACGTCTTTAAAGCCCTCGGCGCGCACGGCGTGGTGCGTCACGGCAACAGTATTCAGGTGATTGTCGGGCTGCACGTTCCGCTGGTGCGCGACCAGCTTGAATCACTGATGAAAACCCCTTCA
- the ibpA gene encoding small heat shock chaperone IbpA translates to MRNFDLSPLYRSAIGFDRLFNLLENNQSQSNGGYPPYNVELVDENHYRIAIAVAGFAESELEITAQDNLLVVKGSHAPEQKERTYLYQGIAERNFERKFQLAENIFVRGANLVNGLLYIELERVIPEAKKPRRIEIGN, encoded by the coding sequence ATGCGTAACTTTGATTTATCTCCGCTGTATCGTTCCGCCATCGGTTTTGACCGTCTTTTCAACCTGCTTGAGAACAACCAGAGCCAGAGCAACGGCGGCTACCCTCCGTACAACGTCGAGCTGGTGGATGAAAACCACTACCGTATCGCCATTGCCGTGGCAGGCTTTGCCGAAAGCGAGCTGGAGATCACCGCACAGGACAACCTGCTGGTGGTGAAAGGCTCCCATGCGCCTGAGCAGAAAGAGCGTACCTATCTCTACCAGGGGATTGCCGAGCGCAACTTCGAACGCAAATTCCAGCTGGCCGAAAACATCTTCGTGCGTGGCGCTAACCTCGTGAACGGCCTGCTCTACATCGAGCTTGAGCGCGTGATCCCGGAAGCGAAAAAACCGCGCCGTATCGAAATCGGTAACTAA
- a CDS encoding YceK/YidQ family lipoprotein — protein MKMNNTLGKVLFGGGVMLLCGCSSVMSHTGGGEQGYYPGTRASATMLGDDDTSWGLKPLVALDLPFTAVMDTLLIPWDAFRTDKSVKSQVEESEKKSFAINAVIPPAP, from the coding sequence ATGAAAATGAACAATACTCTCGGGAAAGTGCTTTTTGGCGGCGGCGTAATGCTGCTTTGCGGCTGCTCCAGCGTCATGTCGCACACCGGCGGCGGCGAGCAGGGGTATTACCCCGGCACGCGCGCCAGCGCGACGATGCTGGGCGACGACGACACCAGTTGGGGCTTAAAGCCGCTGGTGGCGCTCGATCTCCCCTTCACGGCGGTGATGGATACGCTCCTGATCCCGTGGGATGCCTTCCGTACCGATAAATCGGTGAAATCGCAGGTGGAAGAGAGCGAAAAGAAGTCCTTCGCGATTAACGCCGTGATCCCGCCCGCGCCCTGA
- a CDS encoding GntR family transcriptional regulator has translation MIYKSIADRLRLRLNSSDFSVGSPLPGEIALAREFGVARMTIRKAIDLLVAWGLVIRRHGSGTYVARKDVHHETTSLTGLVEVLRQQGKEVQSKVLLFEVMPAPPAIASQLRIQINERIYFSRRVRYVEGKPLMLEDSYMPVKLFRTLSLAHLEGSKFDYIEKECGITISGNYESLTPVLADKQMAALMNVQEQTPLLRITSLSYSDNGEFLNYSVMFRNTSDYQVDYHLHRVRPSMV, from the coding sequence GTGATCTACAAATCCATTGCCGACAGGTTGCGTCTGCGCCTGAATTCGTCAGATTTCAGTGTCGGTAGCCCGCTGCCGGGCGAGATAGCGCTGGCGCGGGAATTTGGCGTGGCGCGAATGACTATTCGCAAAGCCATTGATCTGCTGGTCGCCTGGGGGTTGGTGATCCGCCGCCACGGCAGCGGCACCTATGTCGCGCGCAAGGACGTGCATCATGAAACCACCAGCCTGACCGGGCTGGTGGAGGTGTTACGCCAGCAAGGGAAAGAGGTGCAAAGCAAGGTGTTGCTGTTTGAGGTGATGCCCGCGCCGCCTGCCATCGCCAGCCAGTTGCGAATACAGATTAACGAGCGTATCTATTTCTCCCGCCGGGTGCGGTATGTCGAAGGAAAGCCGCTGATGCTGGAAGACAGCTATATGCCGGTGAAGCTGTTTCGCACCCTGTCGCTGGCGCATCTGGAAGGCTCGAAGTTTGACTATATCGAAAAGGAGTGCGGGATAACCATCAGCGGCAATTATGAAAGCCTGACGCCGGTGCTGGCCGATAAACAGATGGCCGCGCTGATGAACGTGCAGGAGCAGACGCCGCTGCTGCGCATTACCTCGCTCTCTTACAGCGACAACGGCGAATTCCTCAATTACTCCGTCATGTTTCGCAATACCAGCGATTATCAGGTGGACTACCACCTGCACCGCGTTCGCCCGTCCATGGTGTAA